atttgcttaaaatTGATTGTGCTAAATTTCTGAAGCTTTATTTTTGATATTGAATGTGCTTGTTCATTTTTCTATACAAGTTAGAAATTGACCATTGCAGAATAACTTTACTTACTGATTTGACTCTTGCCATTTGCACTGGCATTGTCATCCTTTTACAATGTCGACAAAGCAGACTTACTTTAATAAGCTGTGGCTGACagaggaaaaatataaaagtatcaGGTGGCAGAAACAGAATATCATTTGCAAGATTGTCACATTGTTGCAAACATGAATATTTATGTTTAGCATAAAAGtgttattaattaaaaagtCAAGTTTGGGGTTCATACTTCATTTCTGTTGCCTGTTTGTATTACCACAGAGTGGCTACAGATGACTGAATATTCTAACTTTGATCTTTGGTCTTGCCTTGTTCAGGGCACTTAGTGCTGGCTGTAAAAAGCCTTTGCTTGTGTGTCCTGCGGAAGCCCTCTTCTCCAAAGCCAGAGTGGTCTCCATCCTTGGGGCTCTGAGTGCTCTTTATGTGGTCAGTTGCTTATTTGTCTGTGATATGCATTGTGTAACTTGTTCAAGAGCTTGTTGAGTTAGCTTCCCAGGATTAAAtgaaattacatttaaaaaaatatttttttaaatataacagaTAGCTGgacataaacttaaaaaaatgtaattaataattagaaGTCAATTGTTTACCTCAGTCCATCCTGCATTCCAGCTGTGCCGCCACAGAGTTTAGTCCATATTTTCTCAGATGAATTAAAATTACAATCAGctgatttattttacttgaaatgTATGCTCTACAGACATTTTATCCTTACGCTCATAAACGTCCCAAGTAGATGCCTCATTAACATATCATCATATCTCTTTCCTCCTGTGTAGCCACTAGAGATCCGGGAAGATTGTGAGGATAGAAAGCAAAAGGCAGAGGCTTTGGGAATCTTTGTCGATGGAGATTGGTCGAGTTGGAAGCAGGATATTGCCCGTGCCGAGGCTCTGGAGAAAGGAAGGTATATGCTGACCTTACAGAGAAAATGATTGTATCTAAATGTCAGGATAAATCCATCAGCAGTAACTTGAACCAAATACTTCCAAATTTAAGATATGTTTGTGATCACTGAAAAACTGTATGCTGATGCTTAGATGGGTCAATTGTAACGGCTTCATTCAGGATTAACTTTGAAACTAGGAGTGTACATAACCTCCAGTAGCCTGGATGAATAGGTTGTACAACAGCAGcttccccacacacaaacacacacacacaaaaagcaaacaactgACAATAAAACTGATTACTGACTATACAAAGTTCATCAAAGAGATGAACTGCTGATTTATAGATATAGTTAGATGCTGAAAAGTACTTGGTTAGAGCAGCactcaaaattttgtttgtagAATTGTGACCCGTGATATTGGTGGATCAGACCCAGAGCGTATGGCAGCACCCAGGATTGCTGAGTATGTTCAGAGCATTTTCAAGGACACCTGTATTAAGGTAAGCTGTTTAGAGGGATTACAAAATCTCacaatttgtatattttaaattaaatatctgTTTCCTGAGTTTTGTTATAACTAATTTCTCAATCAGCATAATATTGCATTGGGGGCTTGTATTTCAGGTAACAGTCACTGATGACATCCCAACTCTAAAAAAAGAGTTTCCACTGTTAGCGGCAGTGAACAGAGCGGCAAATAGTGAGTGTCATTCTGCCTTTCAGTATACATGTTTTTAGCTACTAGTATTGTAACATTGCGTTGCAACAATGTGGAGAAAGTATTGTtcgaaaaataaatctgtagtAGTCTGTATATGCAAGTAATCAGGTATTTAAAGAGATCTTGAATTTATTAATTGCAAGTGCACCTTCATTGTGGTTGGAAACTAACATGATCTTTCTGCAATGATCACCTCATTAATTCATGCTGTTTGTAATTTCTTTCGACAGTGGTTGACAGGCACAAGGCTCGTGTGATTCAGCTGGAGTACAAAGCGGATGGTGACATTAGCAAGACACTATTTTTGGTTGGAAAGGTAAGTTAGAAACATCATAAAGATTTTCTGATTATAGATGTTTGAATACCAATATGGGCGTTTGTTCATCTAATGTTGTCAATGAACTGAATGTAACAGAAGCAGTCTGAACCATGCAGCAATATGCAGAGTtatagttaaaataaaaatataggaATGTTGTCAATGCTGATGAATATCAAGATGATGGTGCCATTATTTAATGGACATAAATCTTTTGTGTATTgaaacatgtgcacacatgtatgcatgtaaatattcatgtgcttgtgtgtgtgtttttgtgcgtGTGCATGACATATCAGGGCATCACCTATGATACTGGCGGAGCAGACATCAAGGCTGGAGGAATCATGGCTGGCATGCACCGTGACAAATGTGGTGCAGCAGCTGTTGCTGGCTTCTTTAAGGTCAGATGACCAATGTTTTGGTCTGGTGTATTTCTCTGTCAGACATACTTTAAGTAGAGTGTGTATCCTAACAACATGCAcaacatatttatgtatttataaatgcaGTTTGAATATTGAGCATGCATCTtatgttaaagtttttttcacCACATATTTTCTTTAGAGCATGTTTAAATTTGAACTTTTCTCTCATCAGATTTTGGCTGAACTGAAGCCTCCAGGACTAAGAGTTGTTGGTGGCATGGCATGTGTCCGGAACAGTGTTGGCGAGGGTACTATTGTAGATATGACCTTATGGATTGCATGTCCACTTTTATATTAGACGTAGATACACAAACATACTTGCATCTAGAAGTATTCCAAACTGTCTATAGATTTCACAGGAGTTTGTTGCATTAACCCTTAAGAAATCTTAACAACTTTAGAGAAAGATATACAAATAATAAGCCTATATGAAAAAGAattgattaataataaaaactaatgataaaaatattcatatatAAATTCAGTATTTTGGTATTTGGCTGATTATTATATAAGTTAAATAGTTCAGCTGTGTTTAGCAATGATTACTAAATGGCAATAAAGTAGAAATCAATGTTTGGCAGAGTCCTATGTGGCTGATGAGATCATCACCTCCAGAGCTGGGCGGCGAGTGCGTGTTGGAAACACTGATGCTGAGGGACGAATGGTTATGGCAGATGTTCTGTGCAAATTTAAGGAAATGGTGGGTAATGGAGACAAGTAGACCAATGCATGAACTTGCAGAATGAGGAGCTGGATGAGAGACGGGCTCATGTTTCATGCAATATGCATGTAAATGTCCATCATGTATGCATTATTACTGTTCAGCTAGACGTGTTGTTGTCTGTGCTGAACTTTAATGCTTCTGTTTTATATTATGTGAACACAGGCGGCAGACGCGAAAAACCCAGAGCTGTTCACAATTGCAACTTTAACTGGCCATGCTATTCGTGCTGTTGGACCTAACTACACAGTAAGACATGATCTCAGATGAAAACATTGGGCTAGgtttaaagacagatttatcaatgtttctttcttactgCATCAACATGTGACATTAATTTAATCGGGAGTGGCATTGTTCTGCAATAAGCATTCAGAATAATGCATGTTAAAATTGCAGTATTAGAATACCACAGTAACTAGCATGTTTGTACTAACCCTAAAGTAACAGAAGTTTGAGTGGAATTGTTATGATTTGTACATTCTTGTGCCATCAGATCATCTTGAACAATGGTCCTGCCAAGAAGATTAGTGTTGCTTGCAAATTGCAAGAAGCTGGTGACCTCTTTGCAGACCCCTTTGAAATATCCACCATTCGAAAAGAGGTCAGTGTTTGATTTACATCCATTCAGAACATCTAATTCATTAATATTAAGCTCTTGTCAATGGCTTTATGCCTGAAATTGAAATGCACAGAGGGATATGTTGCATGTCtcagtttgttctttttttcaattcaaagaaagcatgaaaataCTTGACATTGTATCAATGCAAGCATGACAAAGTTAaattaacataataataatagcaccATAATGCATCTTGTCAACATGAGGCAAATGTGATTATGATCTGATATTTGGCTTCTGACAGGACTATGACTTCCACAAAGGGCCATCAGAATATGAGGACATTTTGCAGTGTAACAATCTCCCATCCTCTCAGACACCCCGTGGACACCAGTCTCCGGCTGCATTCCTTATCATGGCCTCTGGTTTGGACAAGGTTTGAGTTGCCCTCTCTTTTTATGAGTGAGAGTTACTACCCCTGTGCCATTCTCTGTTGCAAGCTCTCTCACTCTGCATCTTTATATTTCTctggtttttctgtctttttttggtttctttgtgtgtgtgtgcatgcacttttgcttgtttgctttagCACAGTGCATTGTTACATTTATACACTCATTTCTATACATCCACACAttaaatttatctatttttgtgcTTGGTTTCAGCATGGAATAGATTCTGATCAACCTTACCCTTACTCCCATCTTGACATCGCAGGCTCCAGTGGTCCTTTCCCTGGAATCCCCACTGGATCACCCATTCTCGCTTTTGCAGCCCAGTATGTGCTGCCTCGCTTGCCATGAAAAGCTGCAGACATGGATTAATGCGCAAAAGGAACACTTGATGCAGTTTATTGATCCATgaatattttctattattttggTGTGTTAACTATTAGTTTATCAAGTCCTGATAAACCTAAGgaagattttactttttacgCAATCCAGGTTGCATATCTATATATGGCTAGATAATCTATAGAATGATACATATGGatttcaaagatattttcaaagataaaaatgtttttttatatttagaaacCAGTTTCTAACAGTTATAACGCTCTTTGTTTTCATAAGTGTATAAGTTTTTAAATGTATCACCATTTACCCACAAGTAATGATTGCTGATATAAAGATACAAAGAGACTGAGGTTCTTTTAATATCTGATAGTGGTTTGAACATTTAAGCTTCAAATagtttttcttatatattttcatgtttgcaatatttttgtgtgtctgaaaaatatgacattcctcatgaaaaataaagttttttttatcagttcaCTTCATAGTGTTCATCATAGTTGTATATGGGACCATAGTAACCATGCCCACTTACCTGATATATGATAAtcaccacacacaaaaagtgaaccaaaCTCGTAGCCTACACCTCTTAGTAGggtcaaaatgttttcttttgtacaaaACTGAAAAGGGAGAATTAGGGTTGTGGGTTGTTCCCTTCTTGGTTGTATGTCATggcatcacaagtaaaagtTGTTCCATATCCTGTTGTCTGTTAAACTTCTACAAACATCCTGTTGTGCATATGCAGTGATCGTCCTGATTGataacatttcacacacacacttccctgAACACAAGAAAACTGAGCGCCAAGGACGAGTCGGAGCACttgtgtaaaaaagaaaatgagaaccGAGAAGGAAGGGTCAAAGTCATATCCGTGACTCAGAAAAATACAACTAGGGAACTTCAATTTTTACTTATCcctttatttttgtagaaagtAAGAAGGCTGCGTGACCGATCACAAAAAAGTGTCCAAGATTATCAtcaatgattttgtttacaaactgcACGTGCGCACCTCTGTGCGAGTGGGAAGAATCTATAAGCTAATGGCGGGATAGCTGAGTCAGTGGTGTCACCGATTGTATTAAAAAATCCTCAAAGATTAATCTAAATCCCAAAGCCTGTATTTACCATGCTatagtagcagtttttcagaaccgcGATGAAAACAGACTCGAGTATtggaaatataattaatatgaaGTTCGTCATCGGCATCGCTATGTGCCTCCGATGTGTTTGAGACTAGGGAACTCTCAGGCTCGAacctgtacatttttatttgtgcagtttcctccggttctgaaaaactgctactacAGCACGATACATGCATCGTCAGAACAAAGCATTATGTGGATTGGTGTcaggagtaatgctcatggaacaTATGTTTgtagtgcacgtttaaaggattcaatagtggcgAATATGGAAGGGGTGAGAGCTCCACTGTTTggcagcacagtaactaaaacttCGGTGataatagaataataataataaatgcaacctttgtaaagcacatactcgcACTCCTAAGGATAATGCTCTtagtgcctaagaacaagaatgaaacaggGACagaatacgagggacaggaaaacaagcaaataatatataaactatagaagaataaaaaattgcTTCTGTATTTGTACTTTTAACAATACtgacgaagaataaaatcaaatacagaaaacgcaaagaggaaccaaagaacaagaactgagactaaaaaaaaaaaagaagacgagcagggaagggtgtgaaaaaggacttgcattgtgggaaagggtgtttGGATAATGTATACGGAAGAGGTAACCATATGTGGTTGTTCTGGGGACAGGGATGGCATACGTCCATCAGACGAAGAGCCGAGATGTTGAAGACGAGAAGTTCAGAGAAGAAGGACAAGAGCTTGCAAAGAAATTCAAACACAGCGCAGACAGTTTGTATATCTCGAATTCGAGAACGAATGGGTAGAcaatccccccaaaaaatgtgaaggagaggagtgatATATGGTCCAGTTTCTTAGCTCTAAACATTAAACATGCAACGGAGTTGTGGATTTTATGAAGAAAGAATGATTGGcagtaaaatattacaacagtAGCGCTCTCGCCTCATCCCGCAGTACTGATACACAAACACGCCTACAACACTCTATACAGAGTAATAATACTCAGTCACAACAGTAGCAACCTGTGCGGTTGTGCCAAGTCTGAGTAGTTGTCAGTAAGGAGAAATACTCAAGCCACGACAACACAAACCCCCATCATGTCTATTGTATCACTCGAGCAGTTGCACATGAGGGCGTGCATACGTATCCTTCTGTGCACATGTTTGGCAGCGGGTCTGACATGTGGCTGAGCGCAGAGAGAGCAATTAGAGAGTTGATGCCGGGCAAACAATCATATCTTTGTGCCTATTTGCTGATTGTccacaaataacacacacacatagggagagagagaagagaaaacaaagtatatatctatataaagaCGCAAAAGATGTAGGAGCTTGAAGTGTCTTGGTCTGCCTCAAGACGGTCTGCGTGTTGGCCGTGGTtacttataattaaatttgtttcaacTATCCAGTATTCCGACATGAGGAGCTCGGATCTTTCGTAGTTTCCTACGGACATAGTGTCCAAACCGCTTTAGTGTTGTGCCTCACACTTCCTCTTCGGTGATTTTCTCTATTTGACTCCCTTGCTGCAGGCGGTTGACAGGGGAGATGCTGGCGATTCTGTACATGACGAGGAGCACCGGCAAACTGAGGGTCACCTCTGACGTCAGCAGGTAGACGAACCAGGCGTAGGTGTACTCTTGTAGCAGCGGGCCCAGCACCAGCGGGTTGACCATTCCGGCCACAGAACCGGCCAGCATGATGACCAACGCCACGCTGCCTGAGACGCGGAGGACGGCAGAGTCCAGCCAGGAAAAGCTTCCTGGAAAGATAAACGAGTTGGAGACGCCGACCAACACCACACAGGACCAGACACCGGCCTCTGACCCCATGACGACACTTGCGTGAAGACCCCCTAGAGCGCATGCGCTGCAGGATGTGGCCAGGACAAGAAGTATCTTCAACAACGCTTGCGGCAAGAACAGGTCCAGGAGGCGAACGACACCCATAGACAGCCAGTACAGTGACGTGGCCAAGACTGCCCGATGGGACGACCATCCCACCTCCTGAACCAGATACAAGAAGAGGAACTGGTGGACAGTCTCCTCCACGGCAGACACtaggaaaaaataaatgccCGTGAGAGTCAAGATGACGGTCTGCAGCGGCCTTGAGCGGCTCTGCTCCGGGGTCATTTCCTGTTCCCGAGGTCTGTGTGTCGAGGGTCGCTGCTTCTCGCGCGTGATGTAACTCACAAGGAATGGCGCTGCTGCCACCAGGCACAAGAGGGCGCTGATGACGTAGGCGTAGTGAACTCTGTGCGTGCCCAGTGACGTCAGTGAGTTCCGCACAGTGACGTTTTCGCTTAGCGGTCGACGCAGTAGTTGCTCAATAGGCTCGTGACTGTTGGAATGCGCTTGACGCACATCGTCCACAGAATAGTTCCAGGAAAGAGCCTCCTCGTTTCTGTCGATAACGCCATCCTCGCGCGACCCATCGACGAGGAAGATCATGGAGACGACTGGTGACACAGCGCCACCTGTGATGTACGCCAGCTG
This sequence is a window from Pomacea canaliculata isolate SZHN2017 linkage group LG5, ASM307304v1, whole genome shotgun sequence. Protein-coding genes within it:
- the LOC112564542 gene encoding putative aminopeptidase W07G4.4, coding for MAAASGMPQLVPCLDVREKEYDGVVVVTDSPSKLTGSLKSLGEAIDNYGKKDQDYTKSVNLIQTDAVPSQRLIFSPTGPLNRDYDDVRRFTDASVKGIKRALSAGCKKPLLVCPAEALFSKARVVSILGALSALYVPLEIREDCEDRKQKAEALGIFVDGDWSSWKQDIARAEALEKGRIVTRDIGGSDPERMAAPRIAEYVQSIFKDTCIKVTVTDDIPTLKKEFPLLAAVNRAANMVDRHKARVIQLEYKADGDISKTLFLVGKGITYDTGGADIKAGGIMAGMHRDKCGAAAVAGFFKILAELKPPGLRVVGGMACVRNSVGEESYVADEIITSRAGRRVRVGNTDAEGRMVMADVLCKFKEMAADAKNPELFTIATLTGHAIRAVGPNYTIILNNGPAKKISVACKLQEAGDLFADPFEISTIRKEDYDFHKGPSEYEDILQCNNLPSSQTPRGHQSPAAFLIMASGLDKHGIDSDQPYPYSHLDIAGSSGPFPGIPTGSPILAFAAQYVLPRLP
- the LOC112564543 gene encoding sodium-dependent glucose transporter 1-like, with the translated sequence MRLKAFTVLAHDGRGTGRGRQQEDLPGHGLERLQYRRKVVHTVWLSLASFVCGWVVGQRGPSILELARAADLTVRRSSTLFALGAGGYLMGCLASGVTFGRFHKLMSLFWSAIGLGATTIVLPLCSSYEVLAALYCFNFVFVGWLESGSCADVARLWGLLGIRVLQVLQLAYITGGAVSPVVSMIFLVDGSREDGVIDRNEEALSWNYSVDDVRQAHSNSHEPIEQLLRRPLSENVTVRNSLTSLGTHRVHYAYVISALLCLVAAAPFLVSYITREKQRPSTHRPREQEMTPEQSRSRPLQTVILTLTGIYFFLVSAVEETVHQFLFLYLVQEVGWSSHRAVLATSLYWLSMGVVRLLDLFLPQALLKILLVLATSCSACALGGLHASVVMGSEAGVWSCVVLVGVSNSFIFPGSFSWLDSAVLRVSGSVALVIMLAGSVAGMVNPLVLGPLLQEYTYAWFVYLLTSEVTLSLPVLLVMYRIASISPVNRLQQGSQIEKITEEEV